The proteins below are encoded in one region of Ostrinia nubilalis chromosome 3, ilOstNubi1.1, whole genome shotgun sequence:
- the LOC135087682 gene encoding uncharacterized protein LOC135087682: MKYMILLGMILRITRSQEIKLESLADGPGLLPHKLGPMRLTTHHHTFIQYVQLDLIQEKVDSLQTQLTSYKSRLINDTHLLYETQIDYLTEKLGKVSVQLKSLEPNRVKRGIVDGLGSVIKSITGNLDHSDAIKYNKAINLLKSNQDKIVSELNNHISINKEWISEHDKILTQIVDNQNKINTTIELILKSNVYNENSLVKYARLAQLLIIISENVEDLAQELIRLENSLAFIRASSTHHSMIDVDTLRSMIIKLKNIYGNEQVLNLELRQYYDVIKPGSYYTDNQIVFIYKFPIVSREIYSFYHLSIVPNRNNQALIPTYPFLATNEISFMYIETECPKLSNWYLCGDATHHQLRSKPDCINELIVNQILKENCEFSTVTLKKEAMEKLDDQHYVLSFPQPSKVQLLCGRRDYTTLQGSYLITIPVGCHLKTTEFTITNDNDEIRGQPLKLTEIPSDTEKQIRIASHINLNSIDLQGLHRLQDKITMEAPINITDIPLDVYHTTIPFYVILLAASILAIFIAFRRFNKKRKDSQTKKKEEHPAPSGDQQHHDAIPATFSLNVIK, from the exons ATGAAATATAT GATACTACTAGGAATGATCCTTCGGATCACTCGGTCTCAAGAGATAAAACTTGAGAGCTTGGCTGACGGACCAGGACTACTACCCCACAAACTTGGACCCATGAGATTGACCACTCACCATCATACATTTATACAATATGTTCAACTTGACCTCATCCAAGAAAAAGTCGACTCCCTACAAACCCAACTGACGAGTTACAAGTCCCGACTTATTAACGATACACACTTACTTTATGAGACTCAAATTGACTATTTAACTGAGAAGCTTGGCAAAGTATCAGTACAATTAAAATCATTAGAACCCAACCGCGTTAAAAGAGGTATTGTAGATGGCCTTGGATCCGTTATAAAAAGCATAACTGGTAATCTGGACCATTCTGATgccataaaatacaataaagccATTAATCTTCTTAAAAGTAACCAAGATAAAATTGTCTCGGAACTTAATAATCATATTAGCATTAATAAGGAATGGATATCCGAACATGACAAAATTTTGACACAAATTGTAGATAAccagaataaaattaatacaactaTTGAATTAATATTGAAAAGCAATGTATACAACGAAAATAGTTTAGTTAAATATGCCAGACTTGCTCAACTCTTAATTATAATAAGCGAAAACGTTGAAGACCTTGCTCAGGAACTAATTAGGTTAGAAAATAGTTTAGCTTTTATCCGTGCATCAAGCACACACCACTCTATGATCGATGTGGACACTCTTAGATCTATgataattaaacttaaaaatatctatggaaatgaacaagtATTAAATCTTGAACTTAGGCAATATTATGATGTCATTAAACCAGGCTCATACTATACTGATAATCAGATAGTTTTCATATATAAATTCCCAATAGTATCCAGGGAAATATATAGCTTCTATCATCTATCCATAGTCCCTAATAGAAATAATCAGGCCCTAATCCCGACCTATCCTTTCCTAGCAACAAACGAGATTTCATTCATGTACATAGAGACAGAATGTCCGAAGCTCAGCAACTGGTATCTCTGTGGAGACGCTACTCACCACCAGCTACGCAGCAAACCTGATTGCATCAACGAGCTCATCGTCAACcagatcctgaaagaaaattgCGAATTCTCTACGGTCACCCTGAAGAAAGAAGCCATGGAAAAGTTGGACGACCAACACTACGTCTTATCTTTTCCACAACCCAGCAAAGTCCAACTCCTCTGCGGGAGACGAGACTACACCACACTTCAAGGAAGCTACCTCATCACGATTCCCGTTGGCTGTCATCTTAAAACTACAGAGTTCACCATCACCAATGACAACGACGAAATAAGAGGACAACCTCTGAAGCTGACAGAAATCCCATCTGACACGGAGAAGCAAATCAGGATAGCATCCCACATCAACTTGAACTCCATTGACCTGCAAGGACTACACAGACTCCAGGACAAGATCACTATGGAAGCCCCGATCAATATCACCGACATCCCACTCGACGTATATCACACAACCATCCCATTTTATGTGATACTGCTTGCTGCGAGTATACTTGCAATCTTCATCGCATTCCGGCGCTTCAACAAGAAAAGGAAAGATAGCCAGACTAAGAAGAAGGAAgagcatccagcaccttccggAGATCAGCAACATCATGACGCGATCCCGGCAACATTTTCACTCAACGTGATAAAATAG